In Cotesia glomerata isolate CgM1 linkage group LG3, MPM_Cglom_v2.3, whole genome shotgun sequence, one genomic interval encodes:
- the LOC123260947 gene encoding protein kibra isoform X2 gives MPRRRNGEIPLPEGWDVAQDFDGKVYFIDHNTRKTTWIDPRDRFTKPQTFADCIGNELPLGWEEACDKHVGAYYINHVNQTTQLEDPRQEWRAIQEAMLREYLQTAQDVLEAKKEIYDVKQQRLCLAQDEYDHLNNALTTLGASRTSLCSSSSSLSTKYDPDLLKSDVALARSRVSRLKRELEQIRAEMNCTQRGVDTLASVELKLSAHQGGCYNITEAQAIMTELRNIQKSLSSGEKEKAELMQSLAQLKDELTRLQLCESSPDASTLSLPQDKLSTASQTDLSGELGSIGTRLAEMARMRLEYDEARKRVQHIQQQLADLEEKVTPGQTESDKDKLLLFQEKEQLLRELKSITPRTRTHQDMKKIQCEIRKLEQDLTNALELSNKTITDRVRLHEERQLLLQQLRDALRSMTMLESQLKTLSASTLSVSSSSSLGSLSTTSSKGSLSSGLSFTDIYGSPQCLGSTQQERPVDMVDLHRRVERLLRGSEQNLGSTGTPSSGRSQPSLSPRSSLSSVSPPVSPLYENAPVGPPPAYEQVEMQRRQQQRLFGTTTSHIDRFQLEDKLTELRISQQAIQEQKIERLKASPQPPLDMQSGNMSQGSGLGRPAHSLPQEPLSPISETPPPMGSRSRASSSGTNTRSVSAAVSDESVAGDSGVFEASNRKKPSGLLNVNTLAFGDMNLETAQVQIKLRYSVSDGLLHIGIERARNLAALFIPENSKVYIKAALLPMQPPINHMCCTKPIVDLRKPTFGESFPIAVPLNKLYTKTLQVNIWCISDESEECLGSAQVSLADFSPESPSVKWYNILSFRFMQLSASDSSSTNTSSISSKLPKHDKQESDISVDRSGVSLQNTKEESSDESTIISSQTSTLTRNQGCDELQTVVSLRLEELANCLGSPEEEDEERDSDSGSEDSDGEGILVEFMMDDNVLEDVLEHEEEEGLIDESNQTQDKETNTECIFIPEQGKQRKLSAAGIVLGAVHDDKNSIVIKRSQTFSPSAAVSRNHYICRLNRSDSDSSMPLYRRGGPFQRNSVERRSLRWRRPSSALSCKTASKKTTQLPTARTSLDLELDLQAQHAKLNNLHDELNRLRELKQRLEQAREKGDADLASWVLEDQKFQALIAQAEITKNGKSLEDKKVEKMLKKTSKEIYKLRKTKVGKGKPDIISFKEKMAFFTRVNLSVPVLPPDDSNSELSTIQYRRHTSDLTNSGDFSSQSQIGANEILKENAAINTALINARTNSSIMKSNNKILISSSNGMYEEKPVDTHPAVNSTKVIEKSDKLIEGAESDKTSENTNTNSQRYEYVVDRILGVEV, from the exons GCAAAGAAAGAAATTTATGATGTCAAGCAACAGAGGCTTTGTTTAGCTCAAGATGAGTATGATCACCTTAACAATGCTCTCACTACCCTTGGAGCGTCACGTACAAGTT tgtGCTCAAGTTCAAGTTCCCTTAGTACAAAGTATGATCCTGATCTTCTCAAGTCTGACGTAGCTTTGGCAAGGAGTCGAGTATCAAGACTCAAGAGAGAATTAGAACAGATAAGAGCTGAAATGAACTGTACACAACGCGGAGTTGACACATTAGCAAG tgtggaaTTAAAACTAAGTGCCCATCAAGGTGGTTGTTACAATATAACGGAAGCTCAAGCTATAATGACCGAGTTaagaaatattcaaaagtcttTAAGTTCTGGTGAAAAAGAAAAGGCTGAATTAATGCAATCCTTAGCGCAATTGAAAGATGAGCTAACAAGATTACAATTGTGTGAAAGCAGCCCAGATGCTAGCACACTGAGTTTACCACAGGATAAATTAAGTACCGCATCTCAAACAGATTTATCTGGTGAATTAGGATCTATTGGAACGAGATTAGCTGAAATGGCACGTATGAGGTTAGAATATGATGAAGCTCGTAAGCGAGTACAGCATATTCAACAACAGTTGGCTGATTTGGAGGAAAAAGTTACGCCGGGTCAAACGGAAAGTGATAAAGATAAGCTTTTATTGTTTCAAGAAAAAGAACAGCTTCTTCGAGAACTTAAAAGCATTACACCTCGTACAAGAACTCATCAAGATATGAAGAAAATTCAGTGTGAAATTCGTAAATTAGAGCAGGACCTTACTAACGCTTTAGAACTATCTAATAAAACTATAACTGATCGTGTGCGTCTTCATGAAGAAAGACAATTGTTACTACAACAGCTACGTGATGCCCTTAGATCAATGACCATGTTAGAAAGTCAATTAAAAACACTGAGTGCAAGCACCTTGTCTGTAAGTAGTAGTTCAAGCTTAGGAAGTCTCAGCACGACAAGCAGCAAAGGAAGCCTAAGCTCAGGTCTTAGCTTCACAGATATATATGGAAGTCCACAGTGTCTTGGTTCAACTCAACAAGAACGTCCCGTAGACATGGTAGACCTTCATAGACGCGTTGAGAGACTTTTACGTGGATCTGAACAAAATCTAGGCAGCACAGGAACTCCATCATCCGGTCGGTCACAACCAAGTCTTTCACCAAGATCTAGTTTGTCCAGTGTTAGTCCTCCAGTTTCTCCTTTGTATGAAAATGCTCCTGTAGGACCGCCACCAGCTTATGAACAAGTAGAGATGCAAAGAAGACAACAACAAAGGCTTTTTGGAACTACTACTTCTCATATTGATCGTTTTCAATTGGAGGATAAATTAACTGAACTTCGAATTAGTCAGCAAGCTATACAAGAACAGAAAATTGAACGCCTTAAAGCAAGTCCACAGCCACCTCTTGATATGCAATCTGGAAATATGTCTCAAGGTAGTGGACTAGGAAGGCCCGCTCATTCATTACCACAAGAACCACTTTCACCTATTAGTGAAACACCACCACCTATGGGCAGTAGATCCAGAGCAAGCAGTTCGGGAACTAATACTAGGTCTGTATCTGCTGCTGTTTCGGATGAAAGTGTTGCTGGAGATTCTGGAGTTTTTGAAGCTTCCAATAGAAAGAAGCCTTCAGGGTTACTAAATGTTAATACTCTTGCCTTTGGAGATATGAATCTAGAAACTGCACAAgtgcaaattaaattaag atattccgtaagtgatgGACTTCTCCACATTGGAATTGAAAGAGCGAGAAATTTAGCAGCACTATTCATACCTGAAAATAGTAAAGT GTACATCAAAGCAGCTCTATTGCCAATGCAACCACCAATCAACCACATGTGTTGTACAAAACCCATCGTGGATCTTCGTAAGCCAACATTCGGTGAGAGCTTTCCTATTGCTGTGCCACTTAATAAACTTTACACGAAAACATTGCAAGTTAATATATGGTGTATAAGCGATGAGTCTGAGGAGTGCTTG GGATCAGCCCAAGTCTCACTTGCAGACTTTAGTCCTGAATCACCAAGCGTAAAGtggtataatattttatctttcCGTTTCATGCAACTGTCAGCATCTGATAGTTCAAGCACGAATACGAGCTCGATATCATCTAAACTCCCTAAACACGACAAACAAGAGTCAGATATTTCTGTTGATCGAAGTGGTGTTTCTTTACAAAATACGAAAGAAGAAAGTAGTGATGAAAGTACAATAATAAGTTCACAGACATCAACTCTTACAAGAAATCAAGGCTGCGATGAATTACAAACAGTTGTTTCTTTACGATTAGAAGAACTTGCTAATTGTTTAGGTAGTCCTGAAGAAGAAGATGAAGAGAGAGACAGTGACAGTGGAAGCGAAGATAGTGATGGAGAAGGTATACTGGTTGAATTTATGATGGATGATAACGTACTGGAAGATGTTCTTGAACATGAAGAAGAGGAAGGACTGATAGATGAATCTAATCAAACTCAGGATAAAGAAACTAATACTGAGTGTATTTTCATCCCAGAACAAGGAAAACAAAGAAAATTGTCAGCTGCTGGAATTGTTCTTGGCGCGGTACATGATGACAAGAACTCTATCGTTATTAAACGAAGTCAAACGTTTTCTCCAAGTGCTGCTGTTAGTAGGAATCATTATATTTGTCGG ttgaatCGCAGTGATAGTGACAGTAGCATGCCACTTTACCGTAGAGGAGGTCCTTTTCAACGTAATTCTGTAGAAAGGCGATCTCTTCGTTGGAGACGCCCATCTTCTGCTTTAAGTTGTAAAACAGCTTCAAAGAAAACTACACAATTACCTACCGCGAGAACATCTCTCGATCTTGAGCTTGATCTTCAAGCTCAACATGCTAAGCTCAATAACCTTCACGACGAATTAAATAGGTTACGTGAATTGAAACAAAGATTAGAACAGGCACGTGAAAAGGGTGATGCGGATCTTGCTTCTTGGGTACTCGAGGATCAGAAATTTCAAGCACTCATAGCACAAGCTGAAATCACTAAAAATGGTAAAAGTTTGGAAGATAAAAAAGTCGAAAAAATGTTGAAGAAAACTTctaaagaaatatataaactcAGAAAAACCAAAGTAGGAAAAGGCAAGCCAGATATTATTTCCTTCAA agaaaAAATGGCTTTCTTTACTCGTGTTAATTTAAGCGTTCCGGTACTACCACCTGATGATTCAAACTCTGAATTATCTACAATACAATACAGAAGACATACTTCAGACTTAACAAATAGTGGTGACTTTTCATCACAATCTCAAATTGGAGCTaacgaaattttaaaagaaaatgctGCTATCAACACAGCATTAATTAATGCACGAACAAATAGTAGTATAATGAAgtctaataataaaattttaatatcttcaTCAAATGGTATGTATGAAGAAAAACCAGTTGATACACATCCCGCCGTGAATTCGACAAAAGTAATCGAAAAATCCGATAAGTTAATAGAAGGAGCCGAAAGTGATAAGACTTCAGAAAATACAAATACTAACTCGCAAAGGTACGAGTATGTCGTTGATCGAATATTAGGTGTTGAAGTTTGA
- the LOC123260947 gene encoding protein kibra isoform X1 — translation MDPQYTLCVLVPAQQYRTYVDNYNLGYPVINNKKHQRQYHQRQYQRNYHQLQQHHHPQHQLHQHQNQNQKHISKHYHQHHNHQNHQEEQIYENIVSNYRMRVCYHNDYENDEQIQRFYWEQCYRQNDSDSTAYYYCEYAKKEIYDVKQQRLCLAQDEYDHLNNALTTLGASRTSLCSSSSSLSTKYDPDLLKSDVALARSRVSRLKRELEQIRAEMNCTQRGVDTLASVELKLSAHQGGCYNITEAQAIMTELRNIQKSLSSGEKEKAELMQSLAQLKDELTRLQLCESSPDASTLSLPQDKLSTASQTDLSGELGSIGTRLAEMARMRLEYDEARKRVQHIQQQLADLEEKVTPGQTESDKDKLLLFQEKEQLLRELKSITPRTRTHQDMKKIQCEIRKLEQDLTNALELSNKTITDRVRLHEERQLLLQQLRDALRSMTMLESQLKTLSASTLSVSSSSSLGSLSTTSSKGSLSSGLSFTDIYGSPQCLGSTQQERPVDMVDLHRRVERLLRGSEQNLGSTGTPSSGRSQPSLSPRSSLSSVSPPVSPLYENAPVGPPPAYEQVEMQRRQQQRLFGTTTSHIDRFQLEDKLTELRISQQAIQEQKIERLKASPQPPLDMQSGNMSQGSGLGRPAHSLPQEPLSPISETPPPMGSRSRASSSGTNTRSVSAAVSDESVAGDSGVFEASNRKKPSGLLNVNTLAFGDMNLETAQVQIKLRYSVSDGLLHIGIERARNLAALFIPENSKVYIKAALLPMQPPINHMCCTKPIVDLRKPTFGESFPIAVPLNKLYTKTLQVNIWCISDESEECLGSAQVSLADFSPESPSVKWYNILSFRFMQLSASDSSSTNTSSISSKLPKHDKQESDISVDRSGVSLQNTKEESSDESTIISSQTSTLTRNQGCDELQTVVSLRLEELANCLGSPEEEDEERDSDSGSEDSDGEGILVEFMMDDNVLEDVLEHEEEEGLIDESNQTQDKETNTECIFIPEQGKQRKLSAAGIVLGAVHDDKNSIVIKRSQTFSPSAAVSRNHYICRLNRSDSDSSMPLYRRGGPFQRNSVERRSLRWRRPSSALSCKTASKKTTQLPTARTSLDLELDLQAQHAKLNNLHDELNRLRELKQRLEQAREKGDADLASWVLEDQKFQALIAQAEITKNGKSLEDKKVEKMLKKTSKEIYKLRKTKVGKGKPDIISFKEKMAFFTRVNLSVPVLPPDDSNSELSTIQYRRHTSDLTNSGDFSSQSQIGANEILKENAAINTALINARTNSSIMKSNNKILISSSNGMYEEKPVDTHPAVNSTKVIEKSDKLIEGAESDKTSENTNTNSQRYEYVVDRILGVEV, via the exons ATGGACCCACAGTATACATTGTGCGTACTTGTCCCAGCCCAGCAGTACCGTACATATGTCGATAACTACAACTTGGGCTACCCtgtcattaataataaaaaacatcaacGCCAATATCATCAAcgacaatatcagaggaattACCATCAGTTACAACAACATCATCATCCACAACATCAACTCCATCAGCATCAAAACCAAAACCAAAAACACATATCTAAACACTATCATCAACATCATAATCATCAAAATCATCAAGAAGAACAGATTTACGAAAATATCGTATCTAATTATCGAATGAGAGTGTGTTATCATAATGATTATGAAAATGATGAGCAAATTCAAAGGTTTTACTGGGAACAATGCTACAGGCAAAATGATAGTGATTCTACAGCCTACTACTATTGCGAATAC GCAAAGAAAGAAATTTATGATGTCAAGCAACAGAGGCTTTGTTTAGCTCAAGATGAGTATGATCACCTTAACAATGCTCTCACTACCCTTGGAGCGTCACGTACAAGTT tgtGCTCAAGTTCAAGTTCCCTTAGTACAAAGTATGATCCTGATCTTCTCAAGTCTGACGTAGCTTTGGCAAGGAGTCGAGTATCAAGACTCAAGAGAGAATTAGAACAGATAAGAGCTGAAATGAACTGTACACAACGCGGAGTTGACACATTAGCAAG tgtggaaTTAAAACTAAGTGCCCATCAAGGTGGTTGTTACAATATAACGGAAGCTCAAGCTATAATGACCGAGTTaagaaatattcaaaagtcttTAAGTTCTGGTGAAAAAGAAAAGGCTGAATTAATGCAATCCTTAGCGCAATTGAAAGATGAGCTAACAAGATTACAATTGTGTGAAAGCAGCCCAGATGCTAGCACACTGAGTTTACCACAGGATAAATTAAGTACCGCATCTCAAACAGATTTATCTGGTGAATTAGGATCTATTGGAACGAGATTAGCTGAAATGGCACGTATGAGGTTAGAATATGATGAAGCTCGTAAGCGAGTACAGCATATTCAACAACAGTTGGCTGATTTGGAGGAAAAAGTTACGCCGGGTCAAACGGAAAGTGATAAAGATAAGCTTTTATTGTTTCAAGAAAAAGAACAGCTTCTTCGAGAACTTAAAAGCATTACACCTCGTACAAGAACTCATCAAGATATGAAGAAAATTCAGTGTGAAATTCGTAAATTAGAGCAGGACCTTACTAACGCTTTAGAACTATCTAATAAAACTATAACTGATCGTGTGCGTCTTCATGAAGAAAGACAATTGTTACTACAACAGCTACGTGATGCCCTTAGATCAATGACCATGTTAGAAAGTCAATTAAAAACACTGAGTGCAAGCACCTTGTCTGTAAGTAGTAGTTCAAGCTTAGGAAGTCTCAGCACGACAAGCAGCAAAGGAAGCCTAAGCTCAGGTCTTAGCTTCACAGATATATATGGAAGTCCACAGTGTCTTGGTTCAACTCAACAAGAACGTCCCGTAGACATGGTAGACCTTCATAGACGCGTTGAGAGACTTTTACGTGGATCTGAACAAAATCTAGGCAGCACAGGAACTCCATCATCCGGTCGGTCACAACCAAGTCTTTCACCAAGATCTAGTTTGTCCAGTGTTAGTCCTCCAGTTTCTCCTTTGTATGAAAATGCTCCTGTAGGACCGCCACCAGCTTATGAACAAGTAGAGATGCAAAGAAGACAACAACAAAGGCTTTTTGGAACTACTACTTCTCATATTGATCGTTTTCAATTGGAGGATAAATTAACTGAACTTCGAATTAGTCAGCAAGCTATACAAGAACAGAAAATTGAACGCCTTAAAGCAAGTCCACAGCCACCTCTTGATATGCAATCTGGAAATATGTCTCAAGGTAGTGGACTAGGAAGGCCCGCTCATTCATTACCACAAGAACCACTTTCACCTATTAGTGAAACACCACCACCTATGGGCAGTAGATCCAGAGCAAGCAGTTCGGGAACTAATACTAGGTCTGTATCTGCTGCTGTTTCGGATGAAAGTGTTGCTGGAGATTCTGGAGTTTTTGAAGCTTCCAATAGAAAGAAGCCTTCAGGGTTACTAAATGTTAATACTCTTGCCTTTGGAGATATGAATCTAGAAACTGCACAAgtgcaaattaaattaag atattccgtaagtgatgGACTTCTCCACATTGGAATTGAAAGAGCGAGAAATTTAGCAGCACTATTCATACCTGAAAATAGTAAAGT GTACATCAAAGCAGCTCTATTGCCAATGCAACCACCAATCAACCACATGTGTTGTACAAAACCCATCGTGGATCTTCGTAAGCCAACATTCGGTGAGAGCTTTCCTATTGCTGTGCCACTTAATAAACTTTACACGAAAACATTGCAAGTTAATATATGGTGTATAAGCGATGAGTCTGAGGAGTGCTTG GGATCAGCCCAAGTCTCACTTGCAGACTTTAGTCCTGAATCACCAAGCGTAAAGtggtataatattttatctttcCGTTTCATGCAACTGTCAGCATCTGATAGTTCAAGCACGAATACGAGCTCGATATCATCTAAACTCCCTAAACACGACAAACAAGAGTCAGATATTTCTGTTGATCGAAGTGGTGTTTCTTTACAAAATACGAAAGAAGAAAGTAGTGATGAAAGTACAATAATAAGTTCACAGACATCAACTCTTACAAGAAATCAAGGCTGCGATGAATTACAAACAGTTGTTTCTTTACGATTAGAAGAACTTGCTAATTGTTTAGGTAGTCCTGAAGAAGAAGATGAAGAGAGAGACAGTGACAGTGGAAGCGAAGATAGTGATGGAGAAGGTATACTGGTTGAATTTATGATGGATGATAACGTACTGGAAGATGTTCTTGAACATGAAGAAGAGGAAGGACTGATAGATGAATCTAATCAAACTCAGGATAAAGAAACTAATACTGAGTGTATTTTCATCCCAGAACAAGGAAAACAAAGAAAATTGTCAGCTGCTGGAATTGTTCTTGGCGCGGTACATGATGACAAGAACTCTATCGTTATTAAACGAAGTCAAACGTTTTCTCCAAGTGCTGCTGTTAGTAGGAATCATTATATTTGTCGG ttgaatCGCAGTGATAGTGACAGTAGCATGCCACTTTACCGTAGAGGAGGTCCTTTTCAACGTAATTCTGTAGAAAGGCGATCTCTTCGTTGGAGACGCCCATCTTCTGCTTTAAGTTGTAAAACAGCTTCAAAGAAAACTACACAATTACCTACCGCGAGAACATCTCTCGATCTTGAGCTTGATCTTCAAGCTCAACATGCTAAGCTCAATAACCTTCACGACGAATTAAATAGGTTACGTGAATTGAAACAAAGATTAGAACAGGCACGTGAAAAGGGTGATGCGGATCTTGCTTCTTGGGTACTCGAGGATCAGAAATTTCAAGCACTCATAGCACAAGCTGAAATCACTAAAAATGGTAAAAGTTTGGAAGATAAAAAAGTCGAAAAAATGTTGAAGAAAACTTctaaagaaatatataaactcAGAAAAACCAAAGTAGGAAAAGGCAAGCCAGATATTATTTCCTTCAA agaaaAAATGGCTTTCTTTACTCGTGTTAATTTAAGCGTTCCGGTACTACCACCTGATGATTCAAACTCTGAATTATCTACAATACAATACAGAAGACATACTTCAGACTTAACAAATAGTGGTGACTTTTCATCACAATCTCAAATTGGAGCTaacgaaattttaaaagaaaatgctGCTATCAACACAGCATTAATTAATGCACGAACAAATAGTAGTATAATGAAgtctaataataaaattttaatatcttcaTCAAATGGTATGTATGAAGAAAAACCAGTTGATACACATCCCGCCGTGAATTCGACAAAAGTAATCGAAAAATCCGATAAGTTAATAGAAGGAGCCGAAAGTGATAAGACTTCAGAAAATACAAATACTAACTCGCAAAGGTACGAGTATGTCGTTGATCGAATATTAGGTGTTGAAGTTTGA